CGCCACGGGCCGCCGAGGAGAAACGATATTCCAGCCTTCCCCGCCCCGGCACACCATCGCGCCTCTCCACCCTCTCCCCATGGCCGCCGCACGCGACCTTGCCGACAACCAGCCCGGATCCACCCGCGTCTGCACCGGAGAAGACGTCGCCTGGTTGGACGTCACAGGCGTCTACGACCGCGACGATTCCCTCAAGGAGAACACCAACCCTAAATGCTTCATCGACAAGAACTACCCCGGCCACAAGGCCGGCAACGGCGCGGCGCAGCGGTTCTCGGGCAACCTGAAGCCTACGGCGGCGCCCATCATCGGGATCTCCGGAAACCTCGGCCAGGGGTGTGCCCGGCGGCACCGCCCACCTGCGATGTTCCCAAAGAATGCCaagaccggcggcggcgggcgcaacCCGAAGCCGGCGGTGCCGGAGCCGGGATCGCCCAAGGTGTCCTGCATGGGGAAGGTTCTATCGGGACGAGAGCGCGACCGCCGCCGGGAGCTGATCTCCCCGGAGAAGATGAATGGCGGCTGCTGCCCCTGGTTCGGTTTCCCGATCCGTCGCAGCCGCTCGAGGAAGAGCGCCGTGGAGAGCGTCGACTGGTCTCCGCCTCCCAGGCTGCCTCTGGCCTATGTGGAGCGTAAGATGGAGGCGAAGGAGGTAAGCACGGATCAggcagcgccgcccgcgccggcgccggcgctggcAGGGATGAGGCGGTTCGCATCTGGTAGGCGCGTGGCGGATTGGGCGGCCGGGACGGAAGAGGATGGACGCTTGGCGAGATCTGGGCCGTTGTAGCGCGTGTAGGGCTGGTGAATACTACTCGAAGACTTGTAGTAGATGACAGTCTGGTTCGTGGCTTTCTGTTGGTTGTTTCTATGCTTTGTGTAGATTTGCCAGAAAAAAGCGTGTAAGATGAGGATTGAGTTTGAGGTACCATGTAGATAATAAAATTAGGACtcagagatactccctccgtttcataatgtagtgcctatagattttttgaaaagtcaaatctcacaaactttgaccaagtttgtggaga
This window of the Triticum aestivum cultivar Chinese Spring chromosome 5D, IWGSC CS RefSeq v2.1, whole genome shotgun sequence genome carries:
- the LOC123124556 gene encoding uncharacterized protein; amino-acid sequence: MAAARDLADNQPGSTRVCTGEDVAWLDVTGVYDRDDSLKENTNPKCFIDKNYPGHKAGNGAAQRFSGNLKPTAAPIIGISGNLGQGCARRHRPPAMFPKNAKTGGGGRNPKPAVPEPGSPKVSCMGKVLSGRERDRRRELISPEKMNGGCCPWFGFPIRRSRSRKSAVESVDWSPPPRLPLAYVERKMEAKEVSTDQAAPPAPAPALAGMRRFASGRRVADWAAGTEEDGRLARSGPL